In Corticium candelabrum chromosome 1, ooCorCand1.1, whole genome shotgun sequence, the genomic stretch tcacgtgactaatttTTTTGTGATGCAATGACTTCTTGGCTCCAGTCCAGACATTCTGTCATAGCGACGCAGTAGTGTCTCTTCTTCTCTCGTCTGGTTGCGATGCTTCAAACTGTTTCGGGTACCAGTAGTGATCTGCAAGCTGTTCGCGAAAGCATTACGTCATCCGGAGGTTGTAAGTCTTCTCCTTCCGTGTGTGAAGGCGGTTCTGGTTCTCCAGCAAGACATCTTGAAATTTTGCGTGAGCACTGGCTGGAGCTCAAGCAACGTCTCACACCATCACGAGTCGTTCATGCGCTTTTCCATCGAAAAATAATGTCACAAGAAGAACTTGAAGATTTCGTTGAAGTGAAAGAATCGAGAAACTCTACTGCAACTAAACTATTGATGCTTATGCAGACGCGATCTTGCCATCATTTCGTCGTCTTCGCGGAGGTGCTAAGTGAAACAATTGGTATAGAAGATTTGGGACGAAAACtgctacaagaagccaagtcAACAGGTAGGAAGCAGTATGACGTCATCCAAGGGGAAATCCCGCATGTCTAACTTCAATTCTTGCTTCTTTTTCATTTACTGCCTTTTTAGTGCTGCATGGAACCGATTTTAGCCAGCTAGATTTCAGTGGATCAGAATTCTTGACACTGATGACTGTTTGTAGTCCATGGCTGCTTGCAGACATGATCCATATTTGGCTGTTTATCATATCATCTCTTTTATATTAGCCCAGTGGGTTGGTGGATTCCAAAAACACAAAGGTCTTTCTTTAAGGAAAACGACAGGGGTGGTTCAGTGGCAAACTGCCAAGGTCAGTAGGTTCGATTTCGAATCATCTCCTTGCCATATATGAGGATAGACAAAGAATAGAGTTGGGAGAGTGTAGATAGATTTGTTTTTGCTGCCAAACATAGGTTTCGTTTGTACTATATTATAGTTTATTGCTTTTATTGATGTATTGTTCAACTGTAGCTATTTATCTACATTTCTCATTATGGATGTTGCAATAGGATTGCAATGACTACTAGTACATGATGGTCAAATATACTACATACTAGTAGTAAACAATGCTGGGCAAATACGAGTTACTCTTAgctgtgtctgtctcaataTTGTTCTTAATTTGAAATGCATGCACATGATGCAAGTGACAAGATGAATGTAATAGATGATGACGTGACTGCTTTGGTAAAGGAGTTACAAATGAAACTGGAACTGAAAGAACAAGAAGTCATGCAGCTTCGTGGGAATGCTTGTAGGCCTTGTGCAGAGTGTCATTCACTAAGAAAGGCCGTTGTGGCTGAAAGTCTCATTGCTGATGCAGTACATCAAGCTTCTCCAGACTTGCTCAAACAAGTGAGTCCAATTTATACTGTACAGATCAGTTAATAATGTACAGCATGCTCTTTCATCCATAAATGTTAATTGGATTATATATGGTTTTGGTGTAGGGTTCTAGATATGTCTCTTCCTATAAATGGAAATTTGGAACCAATCTACCACACTGTGGCATGTTCTTTAATCGGTTTGTTGTGTCAGAGAAGAGAGCTATTGCTTCTGACTGGCACAAAAATCAAGTGTATGTCACTGATCTATGTTCAGAGCCATTAAGATGGGTGACTAAATCAAATACCCATGATGCTGGTCGTCTCTACAGATTGTTTACTGTTGGTAATAAGTGCTATGGAACATTTTACAAAGAAGACAGCATTCAGGAACAAACGATTGCTTCATACAACATTGATAAAAATGAGTGGACAAAAGTAGCTGATCTTCCTTCCAATACAGCTTTGCAGTGGTATGGAATTGTTGGTGACAGTAATCGAATCTACGTAGTGGGTGGGTGGGATGCTGCCTGGAGTGCGTTGAATACAATATTCGTTTATGATGCACAGACTGGATTATTGTGTGGAAAAAAGACACTGATGAGCAGTCGAAGAAGTTGTGCTTGTGCAATTGTCAACAAGATGTTGTATGTTGCAGGTGGATTCTGTGGAACCAAGGGTCTTAAACAGGTGGAAGGATTTTCGCTGAATGACTTTTCCTGTCACAAGTTGGCTTcgacagagacatacagatgttCAATGGCAGCACTGTGTGGTCAATTAGTTACATCTGGTGGCACTACAGAATCAGGTGACTACTCGCCTTGCAGCAATGCTGTGTCAGTCTTTGATCCATCAATTAATGTTTGGCTACCGTCAGCACCGATGAACAGCAGACGACTTTTCCATGGGATGTATGCACATGAAGACGACGGTATACTGTCTGTTGTTGGTGGAGATGATTGTGTAAATGGACTGCTTCATGATCTCAATTCTGTTGAACATCTTAAAATTATTGCTGTGTAAGTGATGACATTTAATTAAGCCGATAGTCAGTAAGTGAAAAGGGCCATGTAATAGTTTAGTTTAATAATCTATTTGACTTTATAGATGTATGCCAAGACAACTTGATAGAGACAAACTTTAATAGTATATGCATTGCAGTTCATTTACAATGTATTAAGCTATTACTTTACTCTGAATTGTAGTGTATTTATTATCTTCATCACGTAGACAGCAGATCAACAAAGACTTTGTTTCAATAAATTCCGCCATATTCAGAGTCAGGGATGACCTAAGAAGGAGTAGGCTCAAGTGTCCAGCTGGTCACCTCCCCCCCTCCCACTGGACACTCGAGAAGGGGCAACCCAATAAACCACATAGACTACTAAAGACAAGACACAGGAAATACTAGTACTGTTGTCATACACAAACCTAGCTCTTTCCACTGCACATAACTGATGTTGCCAGAACTTTGTTTGATCAAAGTTTTTGTTGATAATAGCTGTCTGTA encodes the following:
- the LOC134176905 gene encoding uncharacterized protein LOC134176905; this translates as MLQTVSGTSSDLQAVRESITSSGGCKSSPSVCEGGSGSPARHLEILREHWLELKQRLTPSRVVHALFHRKIMSQEELEDFVEVKESRNSTATKLLMLMQTRSCHHFVVFAEVLSETIGIEDLGRKLLQEAKSTDDDVTALVKELQMKLELKEQEVMQLRGNACRPCAECHSLRKAVVAESLIADAVHQASPDLLKQGSRYVSSYKWKFGTNLPHCGMFFNRFVVSEKRAIASDWHKNQVYVTDLCSEPLRWVTKSNTHDAGRLYRLFTVGNKCYGTFYKEDSIQEQTIASYNIDKNEWTKVADLPSNTALQWYGIVGDSNRIYVVGGWDAAWSALNTIFVYDAQTGLLCGKKTLMSSRRSCACAIVNKMLYVAGGFCGTKGLKQVEGFSLNDFSCHKLASTETYRCSMAALCGQLVTSGGTTESGDYSPCSNAVSVFDPSINVWLPSAPMNSRRLFHGMYAHEDDGILSVVGGDDCVNGLLHDLNSVEHLKIIAV